One stretch of Brettanomyces nanus chromosome 4, complete sequence DNA includes these proteins:
- a CDS encoding uncharacterized protein (BUSCO:EOG093400P6~EggNog:ENOG41), translating to MENVLGSLPLTAPPLPSATIEIPDLNTSLPQLQRQQQHPQQQSSQPPSTKEISHTRSPKNLDDAYGSQLMEFKLGTPVSRSNDYRDSRSIDGSTSSSDLSIPPLNSATRPPPSYTLNIMVRQFTKYAERKLNLCLNSVPLDREPNIVEMLSEGVDPTFDRTVASLGYIARCSRRRVTDAVMHWRRGKSELREMARSILEKDVLLYREAVTAQKKGQSSNSVSSVHTGHDSGSSVDQLLQKAQKSEITFTQADRQLSISTFILWRVLIEVVRQSPAASPEDAGLEEIMYNYMRNMDPYVVSQSLIHSANWNLLAELLGEMSERSFLSVSDRFIADLEKFPTGYTDSSVVSEPSLSLLIHGMRYLQLSNTSLERFEEGADFLKSLAKFFYRCENDTISLSYCEVLAQLILNLAGSLTAEVNHPTWIDATKIIYTKALKIANRQPAKSWNSAIILVVASLCVFPKEAFDRQWMSVAEMLIRRLKPKLDIDEKITIVICISRLIWAYLFRYSDTLNAKTRNMELLASLLFPTHHSKRQQWLTNDPILIQSTVQILRAMAYSQLNFTLENVLLPVLKSGYSGVNAEIVSSERVTLCIRSYSCILWDYQHAEQPPFPTDDVIHSSLDPLEFSNDSGSMEVFEKTSSNAAVHTEVSMIIQNLLFVLEVSVGCKFLEEAPTSQTYAQNTPNPVRTPSLQSRLSSSFFHTDQKHFHSMDLFATALSSVTWCADVGNATNYRRIVELMVKNVVHSEATIAEYCVDALKLLISKKNPNIITTTFTTVAFFLDEKTASYLNHEYLSSDSYIRLLEVYVDVLQSWLESLTDAPESSETEPTAMYNVNHGFVQDEPHETKRLESLELKNIVNIIDEVEGNALFFFFNHDSRVRFLGAEILRMVTQFDEVLYDLTGEDNAATDTSSHQGPSHSRVPSKFVAEFGTRVIQILEGLDFFEYISAKKHLLSEAERKRYARLQRQGRKDTVLRVAESPHGVDAALWFKIFEDVLEQLVLRCPIQIAIARSLSCIRLVQLYDGIVAISNGRGVGNNSSLIWDYMLYLKIACCSLTTTSEQRLHVPQKTHSRKKSQQMFTVQHQKITSARSIFRITVPLLTTSNARLKDALVEGLSCLNVNIFKSFMQSVDIALSGELPTPARPVQRNAVSTTTANGSASHVRSISYTSKLHPTLTLNSSSTASSSSSSPSSLVDSRLTTEICCILNKVIVNFTRHNEDFLDEWILSKLQSLLINVQAVLLMSSSQSSYKYQRLRKYFCGLLESLHRELLKRDQVAEWIPFSFRKQAFEFMMQWCGYGRDAGLFQQRYKSMKIDIGDAVTLQASLELQKHQMQYGAISCMASLCASPTVSDDDSFDFSCLLEWTDALFNTRNERISSLARSAVLDILTVNSVPIDVLNRVIKRCYVDDLSLGNYFVTLKDAFVKGIKYDYAAYKPLALALFASGSDNYNVRAAASALIEFTEMKFYGSDLSLPYVDGICCRSRIIYKRTLFELSTHFATHHPEEKFMMISELTMLFHLVGSGPRRDIIAVLLPWVQTVELNLTKESSQNGQEADVARDSSLMVLYNFFEITLKYSHRIQNEVEALWVALGSGLDGSSAKQIFNFVVENSLALKNLAFVECSRQVVVSLSTIPGFNVVEALLSHLEPKSMIPTTKTTPSLFVSGGNNAMFPSFPYIADLSKVLESSSVSLPAFSLGELDVVFLVDLILSPNDIVKERLPLLLHLSFVLLDHQLSLVQDQACALLIHLIHQYGNSKSEKSKSIIASLRSPDYSKHIWKYRDLVGDKAGRIPDSMDTLIRDVLSIFVEIVPSIQKDWSRTAIEWATSCKVMHIASRSFQVFRCLISFLDQGMLRDMLSCLANTISDENLGIQSFAMQILMTLNAITAELRSEQLIDFPQLFWSSVASLSTIHEHEFIEVLSALSKFISKIDLDSGDTVQCLISTFPSKWEGRFEGLQKTVMIGLRSANAYEPSLKLLCRLDLLKDSEIIGSGSERVLMALLANLPRLLHAQSTHRFPEDLVNSANVIAEMAERNELPGLSRIITSLVKKRFRNKEDFLSQIVDVLKRHFFPTYSAETLVFFLGLLFNRIPWIKTETMDLLKHVFRAVDLTSDEFVGLGADLVAPLLRLLMTDYVDQALEVLDEATEISASPFDKHYLMMSAGDATMRKEYEKIATLFGIPDESGWSVPMPAISTARTRNNIHSVYSTCVEPSNDEEERVATVVSTVDIANPPLSDGKATEQVIESISANENVLPLSETNLDLASLSSLEPSISIPSSYVQYNPLSPEIQQQLNSQKLPSGDMSSANDTDSLSNMLATLENLDSFFTKDSLDFPDSYAYGHQYNSSVDTRSTVATSADNWTLDDSPIVSPPAQFERLQAPLSLETRVPLGG from the coding sequence CCTTGACTGCTCCACCTTTACCATCTGCGACCATAGAGATCCCTGATCTAAATACTTCTTTACCCCAACTTCAGCGACAACAACAACATCCACAACAACAATCTTCTCAGCCACCTTCCACCAAGGAAATTTCACATACTCGTTCTCCTAAGAACCTTGATGATGCATATGGCTCACAATTGATGGAGTTTAAGCTTGGAACTCCTGTTTCTAGATCAAATGACTACAGGGACTCTCGGTCCATTGATGGATCCACGTCTTCGAGTGATTTATCTATTCCACCCTTGAATTCTGCTACTCGGCCACCCCCCTCATATACTCTCAACATTATGGTTCGTCAGTTCACAAAGTATGCCGAACGAAAGCTTAATCTCTGCCTTAATTCTGTCCCTTTGGATAGAGAGCCTAACATTGTGGAGATGCTCTCTGAAGGCGTCGATCCCACTTTCGACCGTACTGTAGCCTCTTTAGGTTATATTGCTCGTTGCTCTCGACGCCGAGTTACAGATGCGGTCATGCATTGGCGTCGTGGTAAGTCAGAACTACGAGAGATGGCCAGATCTATATTGGAGAAGGACGTTCTTCTCTACAGGGAGGCAGTGACTGCTCAGAAGAAGGGTCAAAGTTCTAATAGTGTTAGCTCTGTTCACACTGGCCATgattctggatcttctgTTGATCAACTCCTGCAGAAGGCTCAGAAATCAGAAATCACATTCACTCAAGCAGATCGACAACTCAGTATATCCACCTTCATTCTTTGGAGAGTGCTCATAGAAGTGGTGAGGCAAAGCCCCGCCGCCTCTCCTGAGGATGCAGGCCTCGAAGAGATTATGTATAACTATATGCGCAATATGGATCCCTACGTTGTCAGTCAAAGTCTCATTCACTCGGCTAATTGGAACTTATTGGCAGAGCTGCTTGGTGAAATGTCTGAAAGATCATTTCTTTCCGTCAGTGATCGCTTTATTGCTGATTTGGAAAAGTTCCCTACCGGCTACACGGACTCTTCGGTGGTTTCAGAGCCTTCGCTCAGTCTTTTAATTCATGGAATGAGGTACTTGCAGTTGTCTAAcacttctttggaaaggtttgaagaaggcGCCGATTTCCTGAAGTCATTGGCCAAGTTTTTTTACCGCTGTGAAAACGATACCATCTCGCTATCTTACTGCGAAGTTCTTGCTCAACTGATTCTGAATTTGGCCGGCTCCCTTACTGCTGAGGTTAACCACCCTACTTGGATCGATGCCACCAAGATAATTTACACTAAAGCACTGAAAATAGCTAATCGCCAGCCAGCTAAATCCTGGAACTCTGCGATAATATTGGTGGTTGCTTCACTCTGTGTGTTTCCCAAGGAGGCTTTCGATAGGCAGTGGATGTCTGTGGCTGAAATGCTTATTAGGCGATTAAAGCCTAAGCTGGACATCGATGAGAAGATCACCATTGTTATTTGCATTAGTAGATTGATCTGGGCTTACCTATTTAGATATTCCGATACCCTCAACGCTAAAACTCGAAATATGGAGCTATTGGCCTCACTTCTTTTCCCAACCcatcattcaaaaagaCAACAGTGGCTCACAAATGATCCGATTCTTATTCAATCCACTGTGCAAATCCTTAGGGCCATGGCTTACTCTCAGCTCAACTTTACTCTAGAGAATGTACTACTACCAGTGCTTAAATCTGGCTACAGTGGCGTTAATGCCGAAATTGTTTCCTCTGAGCGTGTTACTCTTTGCATAAGGTCATATTCGTGCATCTTATGGGACTATCAGCATGCTGAGCAGCCGCCATTTCCGACAGATGATGTGATTCATTCGTCTCTGGATCCATTGGAGTTTTCTAATGATTCGGGTAGCATGGAAGTGTTTGAAAAGACTTCTTCCAACGCGGCTGTTCACACAGAAGTGTCTATGATCATCCAGAATCTTCTATTTGTGCTTGAGGTCTCAGTTGGTTGCaaatttcttgaagaagctcCTACAAGTCAAACTTATGCTCAGAACACGCCTAATCCGGTGCGTACTCCTTCATTGCAGTCCCGtctatcgtcatcattttTCCATACCGACCAGAAGCACTTTCATAGCATGGATTTGTTTGCAACTGCACTTTCATCAGTAACTTGGTGTGCGGACGTTGGTAATGCCACAAATTACCGACGGATAGTAGAATTAATGGTGAAAAATGTCGTTCACAGCGAGGCTACAATTGCCGAGTACTGCGTGGATGCCCTCAAACTTCTTATTAGTAAAAAGAACCCCAACATAATCACTACTACGTTCACTACCgttgctttctttttggatgaAAAGACCGCTAGCTACTTGAACCATGAATATCTCTCCTCGGACAGTTATATCAGATTATTAGAAGTGTATGTGGATGTACTTCAAAGCTGGCTTGAATCTCTGACTGATGCACCCGAGTCGTCTGAGACAGAACCTACGGCTATGTATAACGTCAATCATGGATTTGTTCAAGATGAGCCTCACGAAACAAAGAGGCTCGAGTCTTTGGAGCTCAAGAATATCGTCAatattattgatgaagTCGAAGGCAAtgctctttttttcttcttcaatcatGATTCACGGGTCAGGTTCTTGGGTGCTGAAATTCTTCGAATGGTGACACAATTCGACGAAGTTTTGTATGATCTGACCGGCGAGGATAATGCCGCAACAGACACGTCTAGTCATCAGGGTCCATCTCATTCGAGGGTTCCTTCAAAGTTTGTAGCAGAGTTTGGAACCAGAGTGATTCAGATTTTGGAGGGCTTGGACTTTTTTGAGTATATCTCTGCCAAAAAACATCTTCTTAGTGAAGCCGAAAGGAAAAGGTACGCCAGATTACAGAGGCAAGGTCGTAAAGACACTGTGCTGCGCGTTGCTGAGTCGCCCCACGGAGTTGATGCTGCTCTTTGGTTCAagatttttgaagatgtgTTGGAACAGTTGGTGTTAAGGTGCCCTATTCAGATAGCTATTGCCAGAAGTCTCAGTTGTATTAGGTTAGTACAATTATATGATGGTATCGTGGCTATTAGTAATGGCAGAGGTGTTGGAAACAACTCATCACTTATCTGGGATTATATGCTTTATCTCAAGATAGCTTGCTGCTCTTTGACCACTACCAGTGAGCAGAGGTTACATGTGCCACAAAAGACACATTCTCGGAAAAAGTCACAACAGATGTTCACAGTTCAGCACCAGAAAATCACTTCTGCAAGGTCTATCTTCCGAATTACTGTTCCTTTGCTTACTACCAGTAATGCCAGACTCAAAGATGCCCTTGTGGAAGGCCTTTCGTGCCTCAACGTGAATATCTTCAAGAGTTTCATGCAGAGTGTTGATATTGCTCTCAGTGGAGAATTACCGACTCCGGCTAGGCCTGTTCAGAGAAACGCTGTTAGTACTACAACAGCTAATGGATCAGCATCTCATGTTAGATCTATCTCTTATACATCAAAGTTGCATCCCACTTTAACTCTGAATTCGTCGtctactgcttcttcttcttcttcgtctcCCTCATCGCTAGTGGATTCTAGGCTCACAACTGAGATCTGCTGTATATTGAACAAGGTAATTGTTAACTTTACCCGTCACAATGAAGATTTCTTGGACGAATGGATTCTTTCAAAACTTCAATCGTTGCTTATCAATGTTCAGGCAGTGCTTCTTATGTCCTCTTCTCAATCCAGCTACAAGTACCAGCGGCTAAGAAAGTATTTCTGTGGATTACTGGAATCTCTACATAGAGAGCTTCTTAAGAGAGATCAAGTTGCTGAGTGGATTCCCTTCAGTTTCAGAAAGCAGGCGTTCGAGTTCATGATGCAGTGGTGTGGTTATGGTCGCGATGCTGGATTGTTCCAACAGCGCTATAAATCCATGAAGATTGACATTGGTGATGCCGTGACTTTGCAAGCTTCTTTGGAGCTGCAGAAGCATCAGATGCAATATGGAGCTATCAGTTGTATGGCGTCCTTGTGCGCAAGTCCTACCGTctcagatgatgattcttttgattttaGTTGCCTCCTTGAATGGACGGATGCTCTGTTCAATACTCGCAACGAAAGAATCTCATCTTTGGCTCGTAGTGCCGTTCTTGACATTCTTACAGTTAATAGTGTACCTATCGATGTTCTGAACAGGGTAATTAAGCGTTGTTACGTCGATGATCTTTCGCTGGGCAACTATTTTGTCACGCTTAAAGATGCCTTTGTCAAGGGAATTAAATACGACTATGCTGCTTACAAGCCATTGGCTTTGGCTCTGTTCGCATCTGGCTCTGACAATTATAACGTGAGAGCAGCCGCTTCTGCTCTTATAGAATTCACCGAGATGAAGTTCTATGGCTCTGATCTCAGTCTTCCCTACGTCGATGGTATCTGTTGCCGTTCCAGAATCATTTATAAACGAACGTTGTTTGAGCTTTCTACACATTTTGCTACTCATCACccagaagaaaagtttatGATGATTTCTGAACTAACCATGCTGTTTCATTTGGTTGGTTCTGGCCCAAGAAGAGACATTATTGCCGTGCTTTTACCGTGGGTTCAGACTGTGGAGTTGAACCTAACTAAGGAAAGTTCTCAAAATGGGCAGGAGGCTGACGTTGCACGCGATTCATCGCTTATGGTTCTCTATAacttttttgaaatcaCCCTCAAGTACTCGCACAGGATTCAAAATGAAGTGGAGGCTCTGTGGGTTGCTTTAGGATCCGGATTAGATGGTTCCAGCGCCAAGCAAATCTTCAATTTTGTTGTGGAGAACTCCttggctttgaagaatcttgCCTTTGTTGAATGTTCTAGACAGGTTGTGGTTAGTCTATCAACTATACCCGGCTTCAACGTTGTAGAGGCCCTCTTAAGCCATTTGGAGCCGAAATCTATGATTCCTACCACCAAGACTACTCCCAGCTTGTTTGTGTCTGGCGGTAATAATGCTATGTTCCCGTCGTTTCCTTACATCGCGGATCTTAGCAAGGTGCTTGAGTCATCCTCCGTCAGTCTTCCAGCTTTTTCTCTGGGTGAATTAGATGTGGTATTTCTTGTAGATCTTATTCTGTCTCCAAACGATATCGTTAAGGAGCGGTTACCGCTATTACTTCATCTCAGTTTTGTGCTTCTGGATCATCAGCTCTCATTGGTACAGGATCAGGCCTGTGCATTGCTCATACATCTAATTCATCAGTACGGAAACTCTAAATCTGAGAAAAGCAAGTCAATAATTGCCTCCCTAAGATCCCCAGATTACTCGAAGCATATATGGAAGTACAGGGATTTGGTTGGTGATAAAGCAGGAAGAATTCCTGATTCCATGGATACGCTTATTAGAGACGTTCTCTCGATCTTCGTTGAGATTGTTCCATCCATTCAAAAGGATTGGTCTCGAACAGCAATTGAATGGGCCACTTCGTGCAAAGTTATGCACATTGCATCAAGATCGTTTCAGGTCTTCCGTTGTCTCATTAGCTTTTTGGACCAAGGTATGCTCAGGGATATGCTATCGTGCTTGGCAAACACCATTTCCGATGAAAATTTGGGAATCCAAAGTTTCGCCATGCAGATTCTTATGACTCTGAATGCCATTACGGCCGAACTTCGATCTGAACAACTGATTGACTTTCCTCAGCTTTTCTGGTCGTCTGTGGCATCTTTATCGACGATCCATGAACATGAATTTATTGAAGTTCTATCCGCACTATCCAAGTTCATCTCCAAAATCGACCTGGATAGTGGTGATACTGTGCAATGTCTTATTTCCacttttccttcaaaatgGGAAGGGCGTTTTGAGGGTTTGCAAAAAACAGTCATGATTGGTTTACGTTCGGCAAATGCTTACGAGCCATCCCTCAAGCTTCTATGTCGGTTAGATCTGCTTAAGGACAGTGAAATAATTGGTTCAGGCTCTGAGAGAGTTCTTATGGCCCTTTTGGCTAACCTGCCTCGTCTTTTGCATGCTCAATCTACCCACAGATTCCCCGAAGATCTTGTGAACTCAGCCAATGTTATTGCAGAGATGGCTGAGAGAAACGAGCTTCCTGGCTTGTCCAGAATCATCACTTCTTTGGTCAAGAAGCGGTTCCGCAACAAGGAAGACTTTCTCAGTCAAATAGTTGATGTCCTAAAGCGTCATTTCTTTCCTACTTATTCGGCAGAGACGCTTGTGTTTTTCCTTggtcttctcttcaatagaATTCCTTGGATCAAGACTGAGACTATGGATTTATTGAAACACGTCTTCCGTGCAGTGGACCTCACCTCTGATGAATTTGTTGGTTTAGGCGCCGATCTTGTTGCTCCACTTCTTCGCCTCTTGATGACAGATTATGTTGATCAGGCATTGGAGGTCTTAGATGAGGCCACTGAAATTTCAGCCTCCCCATTTGATAAGCACTATCTTATGATGAGTGCAGGCGATGCTACTATGAGGAAGGAATATGAGAAGATAGCAACATTGTTTGGAATTCCGGATGAATCTGGATGGTCTGTACCGATGCCGGCTATTAGTACCGCCAGAACCCGAAATAATATTCACTCTGTGTACTCGACCTGCGTTGAGCCATCCAATGACGAAGAGGAACGGGTAGCAACGGTAGTTTCAACTGTGGATATAGCCAATCCTCCTTTATCCGACGGTAAGGCTACTGAGCAGGTGATCGAGAGCATCAGCGCCAACGAAAATGTGCTTCCGCTAAGCGAAACAAATTTGGATTTGGCTTCTTTAAGTTCTCTTGAGCCGTCGATATCTATTCCTTCGTCCTACGTGCAGTACAACCCTCTATCACCGGAGATACAACAGCAGCTCAACTCACAGAAGCTTCCAAGTGGAGACATGTCCTCCGCTAATGACACGGACTCGCTTTCTAATATGTTGGCCACTCTTGAGAACTTGGATTCGTTCTTTACCAAAGATTCTCTCGACTTCCCAGACTCTTACGCCTATGGACACCAGTACAATAGTAGTGTGGACACGCGTTCGACGGTAGCTACCAGTGCTGACAACTGGACACTTGATGATTCTCCAATAGTCAGTCCGCCTGCACAGTTCGAGCGCTTGCAGGCACCGTTATCTTTAGAAACACGGGTTCCATTGGGGGGGTAA
- a CDS encoding uncharacterized protein (BUSCO:EOG09342LHU): protein MPRLTNLTSLHVSDISNSIKFYSDAFGFKELSRVETPQYVSVFIGLGNTHEKHLARRDGVVELRQLKNTSVKIYNGNSDPYRGFGHLCVSVSNIVEAQKHLLKQGAIFQKRLEDGRQKDIAFVLDPDTYWIELIENAIEKKEGVYNLGSNRLNHTMIRIRDPKKSLDFYRNVLGMKLFSTRKHESAKFTLYFLGYEEDPNYVEDQEDKVLQAGRQSIIELTHNWGTELDDSFRYYVFGKDQGVVGFDHFTVSASDAKSLVDSSNAEVLVKYNEKPELKNTGVLADPDGWKVYIQDY from the coding sequence ATGCCCCGTTTGACCAATTTGACGTCTTTGCACGTGTCTGACATCTCAAATTCCATCAAGTTCTATTCCGATGCCTTCGGGTTTAAAGAGCTAAGCCGCGTCGAGACTCCCCAATATGTTTCTGTATTTATTGGTCTCGGCAATACCCACGAAAAGCATCTCGCACGTAGAGATGGTGTAGTGGAATTACGCCAATTGAAGAACACATCGGTGAAAATCTATAACGGCAATTCGGATCCTTACCGAGGATTCGGCCATCTTTGCGTTTCTGTGTCGAACATAGTTGAAGCTCAGAAGCACTTGTTGAAGCAAGGAGccatctttcaaaagagattaGAAGATGGAAGGCAGAAGGACATTGCTTTTGTGCTTGATCCTGATACCTATTGGATCGAATTGATTGAGAACGccattgaaaagaaggaaggcGTGTATAATTTGGGTTCCAACCGTCTCAATCATACGATGATTCGTATTCGTGATCCGAAGAAATCGTTGGATTTCTACCGGAATGTGTTGGGAATGAAGTTGTTTTCAACCAGGAAGCATGAGTCTGCCAAGTTTACCTTATACTTTTTGGGTTATGAGGAAGACCCTAACTATGTggaagaccaagaagacAAAGTGTTACAGGCAGGACGTCAGTCAATCATCGAGTTGACCCATAATTGGGGTACGGAGTTGGACGATTCGTTCAGATACTATGTATTTGGAAAGGATCAAGGAGTGGTTGGTTTCGATCACTTTACGGTTTCTGCTAGCGATGCCAAGAGTTTGGTGGACTCCTCGAATGCCGAGGTGCTCGTCAAATACAACGAGAAGCCTGAGTTGAAAAATACTGGTGTGTTGGCCGATCCAGATGGATGGAAAGTGTACATTCAAGATTATTAG
- the MSRB3 gene encoding Peptide methionine sulfoxide reductase B3 has protein sequence MSSNSLKVKKSEQEWRAVLNPAQFAVLREKATEKSGSGTYDKFSEKGIYRCAACSQPIYKSTTKFNSGCGWPAFYEAIPGAITSHTDKSYGMERIEISCSSCGGHLGHVFKGEGFSTPTDERHCVNSISLKFEPNANFD, from the coding sequence ATGTCCTCAAATTCACTCAAAGTCAAAAAATCAGAACAAGAATGGCGTGCCGTTCTAAATCCAGCGCAATTCGCCGTTCTTCGTGAAAAGGCCACAGAAAAATCGGGCTCTGGGACCTATGACAAGTTCTCTGAGAAGGGTATCTACCGCTGTGCGGCTTGTTCACAGCCCATTTACAAGTCCACTACAAAATTCAACTCGGGCTGTGGCTGGCCTGCTTTCTATGAAGCTATACCTGGTGCTATCACCTCTCACACTGATAAGAGTTACGGCATGGAGAGAATTGAAATCAGTTGCAGCTCATGTGGTGGCCATCTCGGTCATGTGTTCAAAGGCGAGGGCTTTTCTACACCAACAGACGAAAGACATTGTGTCAATTCTATCAGTTTGAAGTTCGAACCAAACGCTAACTTCGATTAA
- a CDS encoding uncharacterized protein (EggNog:ENOG41): protein MIGESNQQQTILSRQPMEGSNNSDALSASTVVVPKTKDLEPVQSSVSLQLIDDTKHFNEDLLSYIQNYSDANDNRGLNYHIVSVFGSQSTGKSTLLNRLFGTKFDVMDEHNRQQTTKGIWFSHANYISSDMEPSGRHPNSKHIFVLDVEGVDGHEKADDKDFERKSALFALASTEILIVNIWEHQVGLYQGANMELLKTVMEVNLSLFHGNKQKCLLLFVVRDFTGVTPLDNLTQSLRSDLDRIWLELNKPDDCKDEKLSSYFDLGFFSVAHKHFQPENFETDIRKLGDEFFGDNRLFKPDYHRGIPIDAWAIYSCQIWEQIELNKDLDLPTQQILVARFRCDEISSQAYESFQNLFNGIGFSSIKETNSVVENMNELRNTVLDEYESQASRYQVSVYEERKKTLLEKVDLKLNKVASDKLEQLSKRLLAQFGESVINTKRSSKSRNKRFGDILNDIVDEDSKKFEEEAGSYCISENFNFEKHISGFHEALNEASELLKLKEKDMLVSRSTKRFQSKLKEILIELLSDPKENTWDQALEQFHLFQSAFFDRYKLDDGKGYDLRLGLSEQANEATVTEIQRAFWTKFRDIIHDFMSEDTAARILRNKFEDEFKYDGDGIPNMWRNVTEIDQQFSKARANTISLLPILSVAKLSVSGEEIIPDIDISHDNDTEEELFLGETDNLEPSDKSHFFGHLLTTSQQNKVLHKLKKEIDAIYIDAKRSVIANRTSIPWWMYALVVTLGWNEFMAVLRNPMLVIMIVVGTSILFIAYHMQMLGPMASVGRVTLLQARTVAKQKLRDILFDEELVSVKEANEGSLFDEKKKDL, encoded by the coding sequence ATGATAGGTGAAAGCAACCAACAGCAGACTATATTATCGCGCCAGCCGATGGAAGGATCTAATAATAGCGATGCGTTGTCTGCCTCAACTGTGGTCGTTCCGAAGACTAAGGATTTAGAGCCTGTCCAGTCATCGGTGTCACTTCAATTAATTGACGACACTAAGCATTTCAACGAAGATCTTTTATCTTATATACAAAACTATTCCGATGCCAATGATAATAGGGGGCTTAATTATCACATTGTCTCTGTCTTTGGCTCTCAGTCTACTGGTAAGTCTACTTTGCTTAATCGGTTATTCGGTACCAAATTCGATGTTATGGACGAGCACAATAGGCAGCAAACAACCAAGGGTATTTGGTTTTCTCATGCCAATTACATATCCAGTGACATGGAACCTTCTGGTCGTcatccaaattcaaagcatatttttgttcttgatgTGGAGGGAGTGGATGGTCATGAAAAAGCTGATGACAAGGACTTTGAGAGAAAGTCAGCCTTGTTTGCTTTGGCATCCACTGAAATCTTGATTGTTAACATCTGGGAGCATCAGGTGGGTCTTTATCAAGGTGCTAATATggagttgttgaagacTGTAATGGAGGTGAATTTATCTTTATTCCACGGTAACAAACAGAAgtgtcttcttctttttgttgttCGAGATTTCACTGGTGTAACTCCGTTGGACAACTTGACACAAAGTTTGCGGTCAGATTTGGATCGCATCTGGTTGGAATTGAACAAGCCCGATGACTGTAAGGATGAGAAGCTAAGTAGCTACTTTGATCTaggcttcttttcagtaGCCCACAAGCATTTTCAGCCGGAGAACTTTGAAACAGATATCAGGAAGCTCGGAGATGAATTCTTCGGTGACAACAGGCTCTTTAAACCCGACTATCATCGTGGTATTCCAATTGATGCATGGGCCATTTATTCATGCCAGATTTGGGAGCAAATTGAGCTTAACAAAGATTTGGACTTACCCACACAGCAGATTTTGGTGGCAAGATTCAGATGTGACGAAATTTCAAGCCAAGCTTATGAAAGCTTTCAGAACCTGTTTAACGGAATCGGGTTCAGTAGCATAAAGGAAACCAATTCTGTTGTGGAGAATATGAACGAGTTGCGAAATACTGTTTTAGATGAGTATGAATCGCAAGCTTCCAGGTATCAAGTATCCGTTTatgaggagagaaagaaaactcTTCTGGAGAAAGTGGACCTAAAGTTGAATAAAGTAGCAAGCGACAAATTGGAGCAGTTATCGAAGCGTTTGCTAGCACAATTTGGTGAATCTGTCATTAACACTAAGCGTTCTAGCAAGAGCAGAAACAAAAGATTTGGCGATATTCTAAATGACATCGTCGAtgaagattccaaaaagttcgaagaagaagcggGCAGTTACTGTATTTCAGAGAAtttcaactttgaaaagcACATCTCTGGATTCCATGAGGCATTGAATGAAGCCAGTGAATTACtaaaattgaaggagaaagataTGCTAGTCTCAAGGTCGACTAAGAGGTTTCAAAgtaaattgaaagagattctTATCGAGCTTTTATCCGACCCCAAGGAGAACACTTGGGACCAGGCTCTTGAGCAATTTCATCTATTTCAAAGTGCATTTTTTGATAGATACAAATTGGATGATGGGAAGGGATATGATCTGAGATTAGGATTGAGCGAGCAAGCCAATGAGGCTACGGTTACAGAAATTCAAAGGGCTTTCTGGACCAAGTTTCGGGATATCATTCATGACTTCATGTCTGAGGATACTGCTGCTCGGATTCTTAGAAATAAGTTCGAGGATGAATTCAAGTATGACGGTGACGGAATTCCTAATATGTGGCGAAATGTTACCGAGATCGATCAGCAATTCAGCAAGGCCAGGGCTAACACGATCTCGTTGCTTCCTATCTTAAGTGTGGCCAAATTATCTGTcagtggagaagaaatcatTCCTGATATTGATATTTCGCATGATAATGacacagaagaagaactcttCCTTGGTGAAACTGATAATTTAGAGCCATCTGACAAATCTCACTTTTTCGGGCATCTTCTCACCACCAGCCAGCAGAATAAAGTGTTGCATaagttgaaaaaagaaatcgaTGCAATATATATTGATGCCAAGAGATCCGTCATCGCCAATAGAACCTCAATTCCGTGGTGGATGTATGCACTTGTTGTTACTCTAGGATGGAACGAGTTTATGGCTGTTTTGCGTAATCCAATGTTGGTTATTATGATCGTTGTTGGTACATCTATCCTTTTTATTGCCTATCATATGCAGATGCTTGGGCCTATGGCTAGTGTGGGTCGTGTCACTTTGTTACAGGCAAGGACGGTAGCTAAACAGAAGCTGCGAGACATTCTTTtcgatgaagaacttgTCTCTGTTAAGGAAGCTAACGAAGGAAGCTTGTTcgatgaaaagaagaaggacttaTGA